In one window of Prevotella sp. E13-17 DNA:
- a CDS encoding glycoside hydrolase family 38 C-terminal domain-containing protein produces the protein MMTRLLKILLCSTFVLTVEAQPRNFFVDGFHGGLYGHYPLDTYTQFMVDQLERHPDWCIGLEIEPETWDTVAVRTPEAYRLFQKKMLSSQVEVTNPTYAQPYLYNINGESIIRQFQYGMQKLRSHFPGITFNTYSSEEPCFTSQLPQLLRLLGFKYMVLKCPDTCWGGYTEAHGGQLVNLVGPDGSKMIAVPRYACEKLQEGSVWQTIGWTNSDEYIQICEKAGIQNPVGMCYQDAGWNYGPWLRDRKGKTQYVRWTDYIDRYTQKKNVEEWRWTQEDVHPGLMWGSQVMQRIGRQVRQAENMLVQAEKLSVLTGYHIDQPLLDEAWRTLMLAQHHDSWIVPYNMLKSYGTWADAIHMWTDSTVATACRMMNDAKVVGNGDGPYVTFYNTTAHRRQEVASTEDGRLLWVDVPAFGQVTCRVDTAIIPQARTDRWHGETTAVLENDQYRLTFDLKRGGVISSWIDKQQGGRELVSQVDTPCFGELKGYFENCGGIRSSTENVATATCLADHPLKQQIRIDGMVAGVPFSHTVTLIPGQRRVDCQLAIHWTEDTSVGDPFRYRSNANRTPYYDTRYMLRLLFPVALQQPRLSKDAPFDVCESRLEDTFFNRWDSIKHNVVLNWVDLSEGKKGHGFAVLTDHTTSYSYGADEPLALTVQYAGDGLWWRRYPIDGESMMNYALIPHQGKWDQAGLSQMVADWHNPLVASACHAQQQAARQMLSATCQLSAAMMQADGAVMLRLFNADGTTGREQLKLGFPVKDIVEVDLNGRPLAHYQPDAKGTVSMKMPRFAIKTLKVYPIR, from the coding sequence ATGATGACACGACTATTAAAAATCTTACTGTGTTCTACGTTTGTTTTGACTGTTGAGGCGCAGCCCAGAAACTTCTTTGTAGATGGCTTTCATGGCGGACTTTACGGTCACTATCCTCTGGACACCTACACGCAGTTTATGGTAGATCAGTTAGAACGGCATCCCGACTGGTGTATTGGTTTGGAGATAGAACCCGAGACATGGGACACCGTGGCGGTGCGCACTCCCGAAGCCTACCGTCTGTTTCAGAAGAAAATGTTGAGTTCGCAGGTTGAGGTGACCAATCCTACCTATGCGCAGCCCTATCTATATAATATCAATGGTGAGAGCATCATTCGCCAGTTTCAGTATGGCATGCAGAAGTTGCGCAGCCATTTTCCCGGTATCACGTTTAATACCTACAGCAGTGAAGAGCCTTGTTTCACAAGTCAGTTGCCACAGCTGCTGAGACTGTTGGGCTTTAAGTATATGGTGCTGAAGTGTCCCGACACCTGTTGGGGTGGTTATACGGAAGCACATGGCGGTCAGCTGGTGAATCTTGTGGGCCCAGACGGTAGCAAGATGATAGCTGTGCCACGCTATGCCTGCGAGAAACTGCAGGAAGGGTCGGTGTGGCAGACCATTGGTTGGACTAACTCTGACGAATATATCCAAATATGTGAGAAGGCAGGCATCCAGAATCCTGTGGGCATGTGCTATCAGGATGCCGGTTGGAACTATGGCCCCTGGTTGCGAGACCGCAAGGGAAAGACGCAGTATGTGAGATGGACGGACTATATAGACCGTTACACCCAGAAGAAGAATGTGGAGGAATGGCGGTGGACTCAAGAGGATGTCCATCCAGGGCTGATGTGGGGCTCACAGGTGATGCAACGCATAGGCCGACAGGTGCGCCAGGCTGAGAACATGCTGGTGCAGGCCGAGAAACTCAGTGTGCTGACGGGCTACCACATAGACCAGCCACTGTTGGACGAGGCGTGGCGCACACTGATGCTGGCGCAGCACCACGACTCGTGGATTGTGCCTTATAACATGTTGAAAAGCTATGGCACATGGGCAGACGCTATCCACATGTGGACCGACAGTACCGTGGCGACAGCTTGCAGGATGATGAATGATGCTAAGGTCGTTGGCAACGGTGATGGACCTTACGTCACGTTTTACAATACAACGGCTCATCGCCGACAAGAGGTGGCTAGTACAGAAGACGGCCGACTGCTATGGGTCGATGTGCCTGCGTTTGGACAGGTGACATGTAGGGTCGATACGGCCATTATACCACAGGCACGTACGGACAGATGGCATGGTGAGACTACGGCTGTCTTGGAAAACGACCAATATCGATTGACGTTCGACCTGAAGCGAGGGGGCGTTATCAGCAGTTGGATAGATAAACAGCAAGGCGGACGAGAACTGGTTAGTCAGGTTGACACGCCATGTTTTGGTGAGCTGAAAGGCTATTTCGAGAATTGCGGGGGCATACGTTCCTCTACAGAGAACGTGGCGACGGCAACATGTTTGGCAGACCACCCACTGAAACAGCAGATCCGTATAGACGGCATGGTGGCAGGTGTCCCTTTCTCGCATACCGTCACATTGATACCGGGACAGCGCCGCGTGGACTGTCAACTGGCAATCCACTGGACGGAAGACACCTCCGTGGGTGATCCCTTCCGCTATCGCAGTAATGCCAATCGCACACCTTATTACGATACACGCTACATGTTGCGATTGCTCTTTCCTGTAGCCCTGCAGCAACCCCGGTTGAGCAAGGATGCACCATTTGATGTCTGCGAGAGCAGGTTGGAAGACACTTTCTTCAACCGATGGGACAGCATCAAACACAATGTGGTGCTGAACTGGGTGGACCTCAGTGAAGGAAAAAAAGGACATGGCTTTGCTGTGTTGACAGACCATACCACCAGCTACTCTTATGGTGCAGACGAGCCTCTGGCGCTGACCGTACAGTATGCGGGCGATGGACTATGGTGGCGACGCTACCCTATAGATGGTGAGTCGATGATGAACTATGCACTGATACCTCATCAAGGAAAATGGGACCAGGCAGGACTGTCACAGATGGTGGCAGATTGGCACAACCCATTGGTTGCCTCGGCATGTCATGCTCAGCAGCAAGCGGCACGTCAGATGCTTTCTGCCACTTGTCAGCTCAGTGCAGCCATGATGCAGGCTGATGGTGCCGTCATGCTGAGGCTTTTCAATGCTGACGGGACCACAGGACGCGAACAACTGAAACTGGGTTTCCCCGTGAAAGATATTGTTGAGGTTGACCTCAACGGAAGGCCGTTAGCTCACTATCAACCTGATGCGAAGGGTACCGTCAGCATGAAGATGCCACGTTTCGCCATTAAGACACTGAAAGTATATCCGATAAGATAA
- a CDS encoding D-Ala-D-Ala carboxypeptidase family metallohydrolase gives MRTQTQLTEHFSLQEMTASGTAIRLGLKNEPGQKEVEALRHLCEDVLEPLRQRFGRVIIASGYRCEAVNSAVGGVANSQHMRGEAADIHCGSRQTAQRYFLFISEQLEFDQLLLERRLSNGCCWIHVSYIFQPGRRPNRRMARELDV, from the coding sequence ATGAGAACACAAACACAACTGACGGAGCATTTCTCGCTCCAAGAAATGACGGCTTCGGGAACGGCCATCCGGCTGGGACTGAAAAACGAGCCTGGACAGAAAGAGGTGGAAGCGCTGAGGCATCTCTGTGAAGATGTGCTGGAACCACTGAGACAACGATTCGGACGTGTCATCATTGCAAGCGGCTATCGCTGTGAAGCAGTAAACAGTGCTGTGGGGGGAGTAGCGAACTCACAACACATGCGCGGCGAGGCGGCCGACATTCACTGCGGATCAAGGCAGACGGCACAGCGCTACTTCCTCTTTATCAGCGAGCAGCTGGAGTTCGACCAACTGCTGCTGGAGCGACGACTCAGCAATGGCTGCTGCTGGATTCACGTGAGCTACATCTTCCAGCCGGGAAGAAGGCCTAACAGGCGTATGGCCAGGGAACTCGATGTTTAA
- a CDS encoding DUF4105 domain-containing protein, with protein MATVLWLLPAMGFSQTDEDGLATDIKTSLLSVAPGYTIYTAHGHCALRLQCPSAGLDLSFTYGLDDTAGNRLAFFTGDAMGEYSVAHTSDYLQDYINEGRQVVEYELNLSLQQKRRLWELLDNELARGAFRQYNYLTTNCASMCAYAVTSALQNDTKLVYDSISPILNGTYRNFVHHISKDRPWVDFFWNTLLGAEGDKVGQKGQKYSPSLLVETWQHASVVDTMGSRRPLLLENNGHVLIAGNDGHDTGWFTPTRCFIIVLLLMVALTIAEQQGRLRKLTIAVDGLLLLSQAVIGLALCYTTFCSSLDGTSGNWYVLVFNPLPLLLWLVLHQWSGFRHLVLGYFLLLIVFILLTPFVSQIDTSHGLVVMILAVRCLSNAKRKKTVNG; from the coding sequence GTGGCAACGGTCTTATGGCTGTTGCCCGCGATGGGCTTTTCTCAAACCGACGAGGATGGGCTGGCCACTGATATCAAGACATCGCTACTCAGTGTGGCTCCCGGCTATACCATCTATACGGCACATGGTCATTGCGCCTTGCGTCTGCAATGTCCGTCGGCAGGATTAGATCTTTCTTTCACTTATGGACTCGATGATACGGCAGGTAATCGGCTGGCATTCTTTACCGGTGATGCCATGGGGGAATACTCTGTTGCGCATACCAGTGATTATCTGCAAGACTACATCAACGAGGGGCGACAGGTGGTGGAGTATGAGTTGAACCTCAGTCTGCAACAGAAGAGACGACTGTGGGAACTGCTTGATAACGAGCTGGCACGTGGTGCCTTTCGTCAATATAACTACCTGACGACCAACTGCGCCAGCATGTGCGCTTATGCCGTGACCAGTGCATTGCAGAACGATACAAAGCTGGTGTATGATTCTATCTCGCCGATACTGAATGGTACCTATCGCAACTTTGTGCATCACATCTCTAAAGACCGCCCATGGGTGGACTTCTTTTGGAACACTCTCTTGGGGGCCGAGGGCGACAAAGTGGGACAAAAAGGGCAAAAGTATTCGCCATCGCTACTCGTGGAGACATGGCAGCATGCGTCTGTTGTGGATACGATGGGCAGCCGACGCCCGTTGCTGTTAGAGAACAACGGGCATGTGCTGATAGCTGGCAATGACGGTCATGACACAGGGTGGTTTACGCCGACCCGGTGTTTCATCATCGTGCTGCTATTGATGGTGGCGCTCACCATAGCCGAGCAACAAGGACGTTTGCGCAAACTGACAATAGCAGTCGATGGGTTACTGCTACTGTCGCAGGCGGTGATAGGACTGGCCTTGTGCTACACCACATTCTGTTCTTCGCTTGACGGAACATCGGGTAATTGGTATGTGTTGGTGTTCAACCCGTTGCCGTTATTGTTATGGCTCGTTCTTCACCAGTGGTCGGGATTCCGTCACTTGGTATTAGGCTATTTCTTATTATTGATTGTATTCATATTGCTCACGCCTTTTGTTTCTCAGATTGACACTTCTCATGGTTTAGTCGTAATGATACTGGCAGTAAGATGTCTGTCGAATGCTAAGAGGAAGAAGACTGTTAACGGATAA
- a CDS encoding HU family DNA-binding protein has product MKLFFKKYVNEVKNSKMFGKWYARVAITETVGIEEIAVKMQDSCTLKRADILAVLSELGPTVRDLLQDSKRVKLPYLGSFKLAISTTGADSAEAFTASNVKSVRVAFQPETHISADKHRVKELTSGCRLMELPEYGYSKGEDVENND; this is encoded by the coding sequence ATGAAACTGTTTTTTAAGAAGTATGTCAACGAAGTGAAGAATTCAAAGATGTTCGGTAAGTGGTATGCCCGCGTGGCCATCACCGAGACCGTGGGTATCGAAGAGATTGCCGTGAAGATGCAGGACAGCTGTACGTTGAAGCGTGCCGACATCCTGGCTGTGCTGAGTGAGTTGGGTCCCACGGTGCGCGACCTGCTTCAGGACTCAAAGCGCGTGAAGCTGCCCTATCTGGGTTCATTTAAGTTGGCCATCAGCACCACTGGAGCCGATAGTGCCGAGGCATTTACAGCCAGCAACGTGAAGAGCGTGAGGGTGGCTTTCCAGCCTGAGACCCACATCTCGGCCGACAAACACCGCGTGAAGGAGCTGACCAGTGGCTGCCGACTGATGGAGTTGCCCGAGTATGGCTACTCGAAGGGCGAGGATGTGGAGAATAACGACTGA
- a CDS encoding two-component regulator propeller domain-containing protein — protein MNNLLLYNNSGSNMNMCWLRYMGLLLLLICSGLKASEYQFRHYDTNNGLSQNSVMSIIQDSMGFMWFGTNDGMNRFDGRSFKVYHKGSGANQLGSDRIGVMYEAPNHELWVGTDHGIYIYSPTTDSFRRFTTKTAIGESIERQVNVITGDAHRVLIGCNNEGVYIYDLQHGQLVHHKLEGYPAVSSMYVDSEQTIWIGFYESGLSFTRNLFKTIVSFTGANGRNIMEHQTIMGMTSTEQGRFFICSSASGLSELNIPEKQLKPLISSLDGKELYARDLIKSDDQLLMATESGLFAYNMSSNTYTHYKYEATNPFSLSDNSLQKVFRDKDGGIWVGSYFGGVCYAPRMAYAFNNYMPRVDVAGSLHGRRVGQMVEAANGHILVATEDGGLNRLDPATGRFEHLAASVAFPNVQSLCLVGNEVWAGTLNNGLKVMDVNTGRLLRSYESSSEDGQLHDNFILTLEKARQSNNVYVGTLGGVYCYDPAQDRFNHLKELPQQIVKDIMEDRRHNLWVAIYDCGVFLRKAGSKQWQHFREADGTLASNNVVGLCETSHGDIWVYTDCNGASLYDKKKRRFEHVPIPSFCSQRVVQSMVEDRMGQLWLTTNEGLMCYNPDDRSTRIYSTANGLLDNNFSSNSSLCSSKGQIYLGCQSGLVAFSPESFLGVASAPVIIATELMLQGSVVDNFTPESPLTESITVTRELTLNHNQNAFSLKISVLSYRDAHMRQIAYYLEGFDHEWQNLYSDNYIRYTNLPPGNYVLHVQDMSNIGKTAEPYTLRITVLRPWYQRWWAWLLYLLLMTGVGLVVYRYLKERSRMNRQLAMEKFEHEKQQELYQSKISFFTNVAHEIRTPLTLIKGPLTDILQKDIRDDEDRENLNIMDQNVTRLLDLTNQLLDFRKIERDGLRLNFQHCNIGQIVNDVYKRFGPLMQQRGIEGNIVLPETPLMAWVDREALTKIVSNLLTNATKYCEHQVSVEVKASEEQVEIITRNDGRLIDAQLRQQIFKPFYRADNAEAKTGTGIGLALARSLAELHGGNLEIIDDAALNVFRLLLPIEQQDHVMRLDEEVVVADTEIVETDEQSDRNQLPTVLIVEDNAALLAHEKNHLQRHYRVLTAINGEQALKVLTDSDVDIIVSDVMMEPMDGFELCQYVKSDVNFSHIPVILLTALTLDSAKIQGMESGADSYIEKPFSMDYLLSVIQNLLRSRQSIKQAYATSPFLQQDTVSISKADEEFMKRLEKVMTANMTNNDFDINALASEMCMSRTNLNRKMRGLFNLTPNNYIKVERLKRAALLLKQGETKINEVCYMVGFSSPSYFTQCFQKQFGMLPKEFVNQKNARE, from the coding sequence GTGAATAATCTACTTTTGTATAATAATAGTGGTAGTAATATGAATATGTGTTGGTTGCGCTACATGGGGCTGCTGTTGCTCCTGATATGTAGTGGTTTAAAAGCTTCGGAATATCAATTCAGACATTACGACACCAACAACGGGTTGTCGCAGAACTCGGTGATGTCTATCATTCAAGACAGCATGGGTTTTATGTGGTTTGGCACCAACGATGGCATGAACCGCTTTGACGGTCGTTCGTTTAAGGTCTATCATAAGGGTAGTGGCGCTAACCAGTTGGGTAGCGACCGTATTGGTGTGATGTATGAAGCACCCAACCACGAGTTGTGGGTGGGTACGGATCACGGTATCTATATCTATTCGCCAACGACCGATTCCTTTCGCAGGTTTACCACAAAGACTGCTATTGGCGAGAGCATTGAGCGTCAGGTCAACGTGATTACGGGCGATGCGCACCGTGTGCTGATAGGCTGTAATAACGAGGGTGTGTATATCTATGACTTACAGCATGGACAGTTGGTGCATCATAAGCTGGAGGGCTATCCGGCTGTGTCGAGCATGTATGTGGACAGCGAACAGACCATCTGGATAGGCTTCTATGAGAGTGGCCTCTCGTTTACACGCAATCTGTTTAAGACGATAGTGAGCTTCACGGGGGCTAATGGACGTAATATCATGGAGCACCAGACGATCATGGGAATGACCTCTACTGAGCAGGGACGTTTCTTTATCTGCTCGTCGGCATCGGGACTGTCTGAACTGAACATCCCCGAGAAGCAGCTGAAACCACTCATCTCTTCTCTTGACGGAAAGGAACTTTATGCCAGAGACCTTATCAAGAGCGATGACCAACTGCTCATGGCTACAGAGAGTGGGCTGTTTGCCTACAATATGAGCAGCAACACTTATACGCACTATAAATATGAAGCCACCAATCCTTTCTCTCTGTCGGACAACTCGTTGCAGAAGGTGTTCAGAGACAAGGATGGAGGTATCTGGGTGGGTTCTTATTTCGGTGGCGTGTGCTATGCACCACGTATGGCGTATGCTTTCAACAACTATATGCCGCGCGTCGATGTGGCAGGCTCACTGCATGGCAGGCGAGTGGGACAGATGGTTGAGGCTGCCAACGGACATATTCTGGTGGCCACCGAGGATGGCGGACTGAACCGACTGGACCCTGCGACAGGACGCTTTGAACACCTGGCAGCCAGTGTGGCCTTCCCCAATGTGCAGAGCCTGTGTCTGGTGGGCAACGAGGTGTGGGCAGGCACACTGAACAACGGTTTGAAGGTGATGGACGTCAACACCGGGCGCTTGTTGCGCAGCTATGAGTCGAGCAGTGAAGACGGACAGTTGCACGACAACTTCATCCTGACGCTAGAGAAGGCCAGGCAGAGCAACAACGTCTATGTAGGAACGCTGGGCGGCGTGTATTGCTACGACCCGGCACAGGACAGATTCAACCACCTCAAGGAGTTGCCGCAGCAGATTGTGAAAGACATTATGGAGGACAGACGACACAACCTGTGGGTGGCTATCTATGATTGTGGCGTGTTTCTGCGCAAAGCAGGTAGCAAGCAGTGGCAACATTTCCGTGAGGCAGATGGCACGCTGGCCAGCAATAATGTGGTGGGCCTCTGCGAGACATCGCATGGCGATATATGGGTTTATACCGACTGTAACGGTGCCAGCCTGTATGACAAGAAGAAACGCCGCTTTGAGCACGTGCCCATACCCAGCTTCTGTTCGCAGCGCGTGGTGCAGAGCATGGTGGAAGACAGGATGGGACAGCTATGGCTGACCACCAACGAAGGACTGATGTGCTACAACCCCGACGACCGTTCTACCCGCATCTATTCCACCGCTAACGGTCTGCTGGATAACAATTTCAGCAGCAACTCTTCGCTGTGCAGCTCTAAGGGACAAATCTATCTGGGATGCCAGTCGGGCTTGGTGGCCTTCTCGCCCGAGAGTTTCCTGGGGGTGGCTTCGGCCCCGGTCATCATTGCCACAGAGCTGATGTTGCAGGGAAGCGTGGTGGACAACTTTACGCCAGAGTCTCCACTGACAGAGAGCATCACCGTGACACGTGAACTGACGCTGAACCACAATCAAAACGCATTCTCGCTGAAGATATCGGTGCTGTCCTATCGCGATGCACACATGCGGCAGATAGCCTATTACCTGGAGGGTTTCGATCATGAATGGCAAAACCTGTATAGTGATAACTATATCAGATACACCAACCTGCCGCCAGGTAATTATGTGTTGCACGTGCAGGACATGTCGAACATCGGTAAGACCGCAGAGCCCTATACGTTGCGCATCACCGTACTGCGCCCTTGGTATCAACGCTGGTGGGCATGGCTGCTCTATCTGTTGCTGATGACAGGTGTCGGTCTGGTGGTCTATCGTTATCTCAAAGAGCGTTCGCGCATGAACAGGCAACTGGCCATGGAGAAATTTGAGCACGAGAAGCAGCAGGAGCTATACCAGAGCAAGATCAGCTTCTTCACCAATGTGGCTCATGAGATACGTACGCCGCTGACACTGATAAAGGGGCCACTGACGGATATACTGCAGAAAGATATTCGTGATGATGAAGACCGCGAGAATCTGAACATCATGGACCAGAACGTGACGCGATTGCTGGATCTGACTAACCAGTTGTTGGACTTTCGTAAGATTGAACGCGACGGACTGCGACTGAACTTCCAGCATTGTAACATCGGACAGATCGTGAATGATGTGTATAAGCGCTTCGGACCACTGATGCAGCAGCGTGGCATTGAGGGAAACATCGTGCTGCCTGAAACACCACTGATGGCATGGGTGGACCGTGAAGCACTGACCAAGATCGTGAGCAACTTGCTGACCAACGCCACGAAGTACTGTGAGCATCAAGTCAGCGTGGAGGTGAAAGCCAGCGAAGAACAGGTGGAGATCATCACACGCAATGACGGACGGCTGATCGATGCTCAGCTGCGACAACAGATCTTCAAGCCGTTCTATCGTGCAGACAATGCCGAGGCCAAGACGGGTACAGGCATTGGTCTGGCATTGGCTCGCTCTTTGGCCGAGTTGCACGGAGGCAACCTGGAGATCATAGACGATGCCGCACTCAACGTGTTCCGACTGCTGCTGCCCATAGAGCAACAAGACCATGTGATGAGGCTGGACGAAGAAGTGGTTGTCGCCGACACGGAAATAGTGGAAACGGACGAGCAGTCCGACCGCAATCAACTGCCAACGGTATTGATAGTAGAGGATAATGCTGCCTTGCTGGCTCATGAGAAGAACCACCTGCAACGCCATTATCGTGTGCTGACAGCCATCAATGGCGAACAGGCACTGAAGGTGCTGACCGATAGTGACGTGGACATCATCGTGTCGGATGTGATGATGGAACCTATGGATGGCTTCGAACTGTGCCAGTACGTGAAGAGCGACGTGAACTTCAGTCATATACCCGTGATTCTGCTGACGGCCCTGACACTGGACTCAGCAAAGATACAAGGTATGGAGAGTGGTGCTGACAGCTACATAGAGAAACCGTTCTCAATGGACTACCTGCTCAGTGTGATTCAGAACCTGCTCCGTTCGCGACAAAGCATCAAGCAGGCTTATGCCACTTCGCCATTCCTGCAACAAGACACGGTGTCGATATCGAAGGCCGACGAAGAGTTCATGAAACGACTGGAGAAGGTGATGACTGCCAACATGACGAATAATGATTTCGACATTAATGCGCTGGCCAGTGAGATGTGTATGAGTCGCACGAACTTAAACAGGAAAATGCGTGGCTTGTTTAACCTTACACCCAATAATTATATTAAGGTGGAACGACTGAAACGGGCAGCGCTGTTGCTCAAACAAGGCGAGACAAAGATCAATGAGGTGTGCTACATGGTGGGATTCAGTTCGCCCAGCTACTTCACGCAGTGCTTCCAAAAACAGTTTGGAATGTTGCCTAAGGAGTTCGTCAACCAGAAAAATGCACGAGAATAG
- a CDS encoding smalltalk protein, whose protein sequence is MKKMDIWKFILQTTIAVLTAIATSLGVISCVAG, encoded by the coding sequence ATGAAGAAGATGGATATTTGGAAGTTTATACTACAGACCACCATTGCCGTGCTGACGGCTATTGCCACCTCGCTGGGTGTGATATCGTGTGTGGCAGGATAG
- a CDS encoding transposase yields MKRRCEFHDYRRTGIYHITLVLNDRRTQALGRIVGDLNRDDDDPNGPHVALSAIGLMVQRELRNSISKYYPMVEIQDYVIMPDHVHFIAVVHRDVVSRNGHVMHLGHVIAGFKKGCNRLFWEMTGMERQTDGYVEGEKVPSKACSDRPSLFDSGYVDVMPLQSEQLEQQRQYIRKNPRMRLIRMSSCGGLRIQKGGVDTALTFPALHGYLERECDASQMDNGTWLMLKERLLDEGGKVGCNTYGHRSLLQKRLLPVVCHRKDKSLFGRQKQRCLQAARDGAVLVSARIAKGEQDIMAAVMAQGSAVIIVLDNGFAEMYHPSEEKMQACLEGRLLFATPWHYRYHRRDEKISVAECKSMNCIVQALCRRRDDWWQYDE; encoded by the coding sequence ATGAAACGGCGATGTGAGTTTCATGACTATAGACGGACGGGCATCTACCATATTACTCTTGTACTAAACGATAGAAGAACGCAGGCTTTGGGACGTATCGTGGGTGATCTGAATAGGGATGATGATGATCCGAATGGTCCTCATGTGGCTTTGTCGGCTATTGGCTTGATGGTGCAACGAGAATTGCGGAATAGTATCTCTAAGTACTACCCGATGGTTGAGATTCAGGATTATGTGATTATGCCAGATCATGTGCATTTTATTGCTGTGGTACATAGGGATGTGGTTAGCAGAAATGGTCATGTGATGCATCTGGGACATGTGATTGCTGGTTTTAAGAAGGGGTGTAATAGGCTCTTTTGGGAAATGACTGGGATGGAAAGGCAGACGGATGGCTATGTGGAAGGTGAAAAGGTGCCATCGAAGGCGTGTAGTGACAGACCTTCTCTTTTTGACTCAGGCTATGTGGACGTGATGCCTCTGCAAAGCGAACAGTTGGAGCAGCAGCGGCAATATATCAGGAAGAACCCAAGAATGCGCTTGATTCGTATGTCAAGCTGTGGGGGACTGAGGATTCAGAAGGGTGGTGTTGATACAGCATTGACATTTCCTGCTCTGCATGGCTATCTGGAACGGGAGTGCGATGCCTCGCAAATGGATAACGGGACTTGGCTGATGCTGAAGGAACGGTTGCTGGATGAAGGTGGAAAGGTGGGTTGTAACACTTATGGTCACAGGAGCTTGTTGCAGAAACGGCTGTTGCCAGTGGTGTGTCATCGTAAGGACAAGTCCCTCTTTGGACGACAGAAGCAGCGGTGTCTGCAGGCGGCCAGGGATGGGGCTGTGTTGGTGTCTGCCCGCATAGCCAAAGGCGAGCAGGATATTATGGCGGCAGTGATGGCGCAAGGCTCTGCTGTGATTATTGTGCTAGATAATGGTTTTGCGGAGATGTATCATCCTTCGGAAGAGAAGATGCAGGCCTGCCTTGAGGGTCGGCTACTGTTTGCGACGCCTTGGCATTATCGCTACCATCGCAGGGATGAGAAGATATCAGTGGCAGAGTGCAAATCGATGAACTGTATAGTGCAGGCATTATGCCGCCGACGTGACGACTGGTGGCAATATGATGAATAG